One genomic region from Branchiostoma lanceolatum isolate klBraLanc5 chromosome 7, klBraLanc5.hap2, whole genome shotgun sequence encodes:
- the LOC136437933 gene encoding probable serine/threonine-protein kinase ifkA isoform X3, with product MFGKGAGFVGDRGRSVDWPLRTTSAPQSQDQRHVQELSQRSTYSGFSFDADSARSLPDFDESDLEDSSYTSASNFAVVRRQAANPAPSMLLVSMLEHLCSLYETDQEKRNKLFKVICEHLTKMKIVSGVSWLDEFGSVREQYKKAFSNLVSAAVESIRTVPTDQAVVPLPRPTTTADRIKLLFQDSSVFSPRPGPPHDAFQTFASRYANEFLELDRLGKGGFGRVFKVKNKLDGQEYAVKKIFLKESNMDVFFRIVREVKLLASLQHANVVRYHTAWMEYSNPILTSNHSSSTNLPVLETSYLQDIQNLRSSYLYADSSSIVFQESAASDSEATVLKRRSPLNESSDYNVSVESYLQDNHNWKLGSSDSDESLPEYQDKEDKTRLVGTEDGTASKDVTNRCEEVKQLDENDKECPVDTVESEKTSEKTTMLLDTIPWQTATKEEADNNSEKTSKLLDTIPWETSRKEDENSCQKTSKHLDTIPWETSRKEKNRPSEKASELQDTIPWETSRKEAENSSQKTSKHLDTIPWETSRKEEAEKNRLDEKESEHQDTIPWETSRNEGSNSNMLETSHLEDTIQWETPEREKEAKKKTELMEKLELKMHEAEKVVAEINERSPEAFKTREWGKPSREKTQNMVQESEQLSVVIPTLEGEASSKSQPDSEQSVTKKDSEMTSCYRESSLHTSLHTSVKSGTGFEEEIHFESSSFSSSVRLGHSLPGAVVPFTSTPKDSLDVPVRGNFTPLSSVKRQHSWDRGERNGHTETHVCGDRCKLRLKGLADCDLVAETSGVVLYIQMQLCQRSLRDWMVSRNAQAALLRDPFGFVSEDDNMRLFQEILQGVNYIHSQGLMHRDLKPPNIFLIGEDEHVCIGDFGLAREDLLDTQGSSPPLTPLEMPDVATGETTHTSGVGTCTYASPEQLKGTTYNSKVRRDHSHLGGGHVYIRITRTTQGNHI from the exons ATGTTCGGTAAGGGCGCAGGGTTTGTCGGGGACCGAGGAAGGAGTGTCGACTGGCCGCTTCGAACAACTTCAGCGCCGCAAAGTCAAGATCAGCGACATGTTCAGGAACTTTCGCAACGTTCTACGTACAGCGGCTTCAGTTTTGACGCCGATTCTGCGCGTTCTCTGCCCGACTTTGATG AGTCGGACCTGGAGGACAGCAGCTACACCAGTGCCAGTAACTTTGCCGTGGTGAGAAGACAGGCCGCAAACCCGGCTCCCAGCATGCTCCTGGTGTCCATGCTGGAGCATCTCTGCTCGCTGTACGAAACAGACCAAGAGAAGAGGAACAAGCTGTTTAAAG TAATATGTGAGCACTTGACTAAAATGAAG ATAGTATCAGGGGTGAGCTGGTTGGATGAGTTTGGTTCAGTTCGAGAGCAATACAAGAAGGCTTTCTCCAACCTGGTCAGCGCTGCAGTAGAGAGTATCAGGACTGTCCCTACAGAT CAGGCTGTGGTGCCCCTTCCCCGACCAACCACAACAGCAGACAGGATCAAGTTGCTTTTCCAAGACAG CTCTGTATTCTCACCACGGCCGGGTCCACCCCACGATGCCTTCCAGACATTTGCCTcgagatatgcaaatgagtttcTGGAGTTGGACAGACTAGGGAAGGGTGGCTTTGGCAGGGTCTTCAAG GTCAAAAATAAGTTGGATGGACAAGAGTATGCAGTGAAGAAGATTTTCTTGAAAGAGAGCAACATGGACGTCTTCTTCAGG ATCGTGCGTGAAGTGAAACTGTTAGCAAGCCTACAACATGCCAACGTGGTGAGGTACCACACAGCATGGATGGAGTACAGCAATCCAATTCTGACAA GTAACCATTCCTCCAGTACCAACTTACCTGTCTTGGAAACATCTTATCTTCAAGACATCCAGAACCTACG GTCCTCCTATTTGTATGCTGACAGCAGTAGCATCGTTTTCCAAGAGTCTGCAGCGAGCGACTCGGAAGCCACCGTCCTGAAAAGACGGTCACCCCTCAACGAGAGCAGTGACTACAACGTCAGCGTTGAGTCCTACTTACAAGACAACCACAATTGGAAACTTGGTTCGTCCGATTCTGATGAAAGCCTACCCGAGTACCAAGATAAGGAGGATAAAACCCGTCTTGTTGGCACTGAGGACGGGACTGCTTCTAAAGACGTAACCAATCGTTGTGAAGAAGTAAAACAGTTAGACGAGAACGATAAAGAATGTCCAGTTGACACGGTAGAATCTGAGAAAACGAGTGAAAAAACAACCATGCTGCTAGACACCATACCATGGCAGACTGCAACAAAAGAAGAGGCTGACAACAATAGTGAGAAAACGTCCAAGCTTTTGGACACAATACCGTGGGAAACATCTAGAAAAGAGGATGAAAACAGCTGTCAGAAAACCTCTAAACATCTAGACACCATACCATGGGAGACATCTAGGAAAGAGAAAAACAGGCCGAGTGAAAAAGCATCAGAACTTCAGGACACCATACCGTGGGAAACATCTAGAAAAGAAGCTGAGAACAGCAGTCAGAAAACCTCTAAACATCTGGACACTATACCCTGGGAAACATCTAGAAAAGAAGAAGCTGAGAAGAACAGACTTGATGAAAAAGAATCAGAACATCAGGACACCATACCGTGGGAAACATCTAGAAATGAAGGATCTAACAGCAACATGTTGGAAACTTCCCACCTCGAGGACACAATACAATGGGAAACTCctgaaagagaaaaagaagCCAAAAAAAAGACAGAGCTTATGGAAAAGTTGGAATTGAAAATGCATGAAGCAGAAAAAGTGGTCGCTGAAATCAATGAAAGAAGCCCAGAAGCTTTCAAAACCAGGGAATGGGGAAAGCCTTCtagagaaaaaacacaaaacatggtTCAAGAAAGTGAACAACTCTCTGTTgtcataccaactttagaaggaGAAGCTTCAAGCAAATCTCAGCCAGATTCCGAGCAATCGGTGACAAAGAAAGACTCGGAAATGACATCATGTTATCGTGAGAGTAGTTTGCACACCAGTTTGCACACTAGCGTCAAGTCAGGTACAGGATTTGAAGAAGAGATTCATTTTGAGTCTTCAAGTTTCTCTAGTAGTGTTAGGCTTGGACACAGCCTGCCAGGGGCAGTTGTGCCTTTCACCAGTACACCTAAAGACTCCCTAGATGTACCTGTAAGGGGAAACTTTACACCGTTGAGCAGTGTAAAGAGACAACACAGTTGGGACCGCGGAGAAAGGAACGGCCACACAGAGACTCACGTCTGTGGAGACAGGTGTAAACTCAGACTCAAGGGACTGGCGGACTGTGATCTTGTTGCTGAG ACAAGCGGTGTGGTGCTATACATCCAGATGCAgctgtgtcaaaggtcactCCGAGACTGGATGGTCAGTAGGAATGCGCAGGCTGCCTTATTACGAG ATCCCTTTGGTTTTGTGTCAGAGGACGACAACATGAGATTGTTCCAGGAGATCCTTCAGGGAGTCAACTACATCCACTCACAGGGACTCATGCACCGCGACCTCAAG CCCCCCAACATTTTCCTGATTGGTGAGGATGAACATGTGTGTATCGGTGACTTTGGACTGGCCAGGGAAGACCTGCTGGATACCCAGGGGTCAAGTCCCCCCCTCACGCCACTGGAGATGCCTGATGTGGCGACGGGAGAGACCACTCACACCTCGGGGGTGGGCACGTGTACATATGCATCACCGGAACAACTCAAGGGAACAACTTATAACAGTAAGGTAAGGAGAGACCACTCACACCTCGGGGGTGGGCACGTGTACATACGCATCACCAGAACAACTCAAGGGAACCACATATAA
- the LOC136437933 gene encoding eukaryotic translation initiation factor 2-alpha kinase 1-like isoform X2, with product MFGKGAGFVGDRGRSVDWPLRTTSAPQSQDQRHVQELSQRSTYSGFSFDADSARSLPDFDESDLEDSSYTSASNFAVVRRQAANPAPSMLLVSMLEHLCSLYETDQEKRNKLFKVICEHLTKMKIVSGVSWLDEFGSVREQYKKAFSNLVSAAVESIRTVPTDAVVPLPRPTTTADRIKLLFQDSSVFSPRPGPPHDAFQTFASRYANEFLELDRLGKGGFGRVFKVKNKLDGQEYAVKKIFLKESNMDVFFRIVREVKLLASLQHANVVRYHTAWMEYSNPILTSNHSSSTNLPVLETSYLQDIQNLRSSYLYADSSSIVFQESAASDSEATVLKRRSPLNESSDYNVSVESYLQDNHNWKLGSSDSDESLPEYQDKEDKTRLVGTEDGTASKDVTNRCEEVKQLDENDKECPVDTVESEKTSEKTTMLLDTIPWQTATKEEADNNSEKTSKLLDTIPWETSRKEDENSCQKTSKHLDTIPWETSRKEKNRPSEKASELQDTIPWETSRKEAENSSQKTSKHLDTIPWETSRKEEAEKNRLDEKESEHQDTIPWETSRNEGSNSNMLETSHLEDTIQWETPEREKEAKKKTELMEKLELKMHEAEKVVAEINERSPEAFKTREWGKPSREKTQNMVQESEQLSVVIPTLEGEASSKSQPDSEQSVTKKDSEMTSCYRESSLHTSLHTSVKSGTGFEEEIHFESSSFSSSVRLGHSLPGAVVPFTSTPKDSLDVPVRGNFTPLSSVKRQHSWDRGERNGHTETHVCGDRCKLRLKGLADCDLVAETSGVVLYIQMQLCQRSLRDWMVSRNAQAALLRDPFGFVSEDDNMRLFQEILQGVNYIHSQGLMHRDLKPPNIFLIGEDEHVCIGDFGLAREDLLDTQGSSPPLTPLEMPDVATGETTHTSGVGTCTYASPEQLKGTTYNSKSDMYSMGVILFELFHPFGTEMERAKSIQDVREGRVLPPVLVERWPRQCDFMQLLTSDDPKYRPSAKDILNSDLFHSKDEVIANLKAVVDKQSQEMEKLRRQLKEREDMLLQLRRDRSTH from the exons ATGTTCGGTAAGGGCGCAGGGTTTGTCGGGGACCGAGGAAGGAGTGTCGACTGGCCGCTTCGAACAACTTCAGCGCCGCAAAGTCAAGATCAGCGACATGTTCAGGAACTTTCGCAACGTTCTACGTACAGCGGCTTCAGTTTTGACGCCGATTCTGCGCGTTCTCTGCCCGACTTTGATG AGTCGGACCTGGAGGACAGCAGCTACACCAGTGCCAGTAACTTTGCCGTGGTGAGAAGACAGGCCGCAAACCCGGCTCCCAGCATGCTCCTGGTGTCCATGCTGGAGCATCTCTGCTCGCTGTACGAAACAGACCAAGAGAAGAGGAACAAGCTGTTTAAAG TAATATGTGAGCACTTGACTAAAATGAAG ATAGTATCAGGGGTGAGCTGGTTGGATGAGTTTGGTTCAGTTCGAGAGCAATACAAGAAGGCTTTCTCCAACCTGGTCAGCGCTGCAGTAGAGAGTATCAGGACTGTCCCTACAGAT GCTGTGGTGCCCCTTCCCCGACCAACCACAACAGCAGACAGGATCAAGTTGCTTTTCCAAGACAG CTCTGTATTCTCACCACGGCCGGGTCCACCCCACGATGCCTTCCAGACATTTGCCTcgagatatgcaaatgagtttcTGGAGTTGGACAGACTAGGGAAGGGTGGCTTTGGCAGGGTCTTCAAG GTCAAAAATAAGTTGGATGGACAAGAGTATGCAGTGAAGAAGATTTTCTTGAAAGAGAGCAACATGGACGTCTTCTTCAGG ATCGTGCGTGAAGTGAAACTGTTAGCAAGCCTACAACATGCCAACGTGGTGAGGTACCACACAGCATGGATGGAGTACAGCAATCCAATTCTGACAA GTAACCATTCCTCCAGTACCAACTTACCTGTCTTGGAAACATCTTATCTTCAAGACATCCAGAACCTACG GTCCTCCTATTTGTATGCTGACAGCAGTAGCATCGTTTTCCAAGAGTCTGCAGCGAGCGACTCGGAAGCCACCGTCCTGAAAAGACGGTCACCCCTCAACGAGAGCAGTGACTACAACGTCAGCGTTGAGTCCTACTTACAAGACAACCACAATTGGAAACTTGGTTCGTCCGATTCTGATGAAAGCCTACCCGAGTACCAAGATAAGGAGGATAAAACCCGTCTTGTTGGCACTGAGGACGGGACTGCTTCTAAAGACGTAACCAATCGTTGTGAAGAAGTAAAACAGTTAGACGAGAACGATAAAGAATGTCCAGTTGACACGGTAGAATCTGAGAAAACGAGTGAAAAAACAACCATGCTGCTAGACACCATACCATGGCAGACTGCAACAAAAGAAGAGGCTGACAACAATAGTGAGAAAACGTCCAAGCTTTTGGACACAATACCGTGGGAAACATCTAGAAAAGAGGATGAAAACAGCTGTCAGAAAACCTCTAAACATCTAGACACCATACCATGGGAGACATCTAGGAAAGAGAAAAACAGGCCGAGTGAAAAAGCATCAGAACTTCAGGACACCATACCGTGGGAAACATCTAGAAAAGAAGCTGAGAACAGCAGTCAGAAAACCTCTAAACATCTGGACACTATACCCTGGGAAACATCTAGAAAAGAAGAAGCTGAGAAGAACAGACTTGATGAAAAAGAATCAGAACATCAGGACACCATACCGTGGGAAACATCTAGAAATGAAGGATCTAACAGCAACATGTTGGAAACTTCCCACCTCGAGGACACAATACAATGGGAAACTCctgaaagagaaaaagaagCCAAAAAAAAGACAGAGCTTATGGAAAAGTTGGAATTGAAAATGCATGAAGCAGAAAAAGTGGTCGCTGAAATCAATGAAAGAAGCCCAGAAGCTTTCAAAACCAGGGAATGGGGAAAGCCTTCtagagaaaaaacacaaaacatggtTCAAGAAAGTGAACAACTCTCTGTTgtcataccaactttagaaggaGAAGCTTCAAGCAAATCTCAGCCAGATTCCGAGCAATCGGTGACAAAGAAAGACTCGGAAATGACATCATGTTATCGTGAGAGTAGTTTGCACACCAGTTTGCACACTAGCGTCAAGTCAGGTACAGGATTTGAAGAAGAGATTCATTTTGAGTCTTCAAGTTTCTCTAGTAGTGTTAGGCTTGGACACAGCCTGCCAGGGGCAGTTGTGCCTTTCACCAGTACACCTAAAGACTCCCTAGATGTACCTGTAAGGGGAAACTTTACACCGTTGAGCAGTGTAAAGAGACAACACAGTTGGGACCGCGGAGAAAGGAACGGCCACACAGAGACTCACGTCTGTGGAGACAGGTGTAAACTCAGACTCAAGGGACTGGCGGACTGTGATCTTGTTGCTGAG ACAAGCGGTGTGGTGCTATACATCCAGATGCAgctgtgtcaaaggtcactCCGAGACTGGATGGTCAGTAGGAATGCGCAGGCTGCCTTATTACGAG ATCCCTTTGGTTTTGTGTCAGAGGACGACAACATGAGATTGTTCCAGGAGATCCTTCAGGGAGTCAACTACATCCACTCACAGGGACTCATGCACCGCGACCTCAAG CCCCCCAACATTTTCCTGATTGGTGAGGATGAACATGTGTGTATCGGTGACTTTGGACTGGCCAGGGAAGACCTGCTGGATACCCAGGGGTCAAGTCCCCCCCTCACGCCACTGGAGATGCCTGATGTGGCGACGGGAGAGACCACTCACACCTCGGGGGTGGGCACGTGTACATATGCATCACCGGAACAACTCAAGGGAACAACTTATAACAGTAAG TCTGATATGTACAGCATGGGAGTCATCCTGTTTGAGCTGTTCCACCCCTTCGGGACTGAGATGGAACGAGCCAAGTCTATCCAAGACGTCCGAGAAGGCAGGGTTCTGCCACCGGTCCTGGTGGAAAGATGGCCGAGACAG TGTGACTTTATGCAGCTACTGACCAGCGATGACCCCAAGTACAGACCAAGTGCCAAAGACATCCTGAATAGTGACCTTTTCCATAGCAAGGATGAG GTTATAGCCAATCTGAAAGCCGTAGTCGACAAGCAGTCGCAGGAAATGGAGAAACTGAGAAGACAACTGAAGGAAAGAGAGGACATGTTGTTACAACTCAGGAGGGATAGAAGTACACACTAA
- the LOC136437932 gene encoding glutathione peroxidase 2-like gives MMNGPHYGHGRVSHHSKHHATPHPIELNTPLCPASVVGSFFELSAEALGGEMINFSAYDGKVVLVVNVASASEHTTREYLQLNDLVATYGPKGLIVLGFCCNQFGTGEPFSNHEILRCLRAVRPGNRYSPNFQLFSKVDINGKHGHIVFEYLKLKLPFPSDNAATMAQEHLDIGWSPVRRTDVAGNFEKFLVASDGQPYRRYSWRTTPEDLCKDVEELLRKVARTNREQGNTGAKNDRPVLFNSKKYMQESMTRSTVRDDAAY, from the exons ATGATGAACGGACCGCACTACGGCCACGGGCGGGTAAGCCACCACAGCAAGCATCAtgccaccccccaccccatagaGCTCAACACGCCGCTATGCCCGGCTTCAGTGGTTGGAAGCTTCTTCGAGCTCAGCGCCGAGGCCCTGGGCGGGGAGATGATCAATTTCTCCGCCTACGATGGCAAGGTTGTCCTGGTGGTAAACGTGGCGTCGGCGTCAGAACACACCACAAGGGAATATCTCCAG CTGAATGACCTGGTAGCCACCTACGGACCGAAGGGTCTGATCGTCCTGGGTTTCTGCTGTAACCAGTTCGGGACCGGCGAACCCTTCTCCAACCACGAGATCCTCAGGTGCCTCCGCGCAGTACGGCCGGGAAACCGATACTCTCCAAACTTCCAG CTCTTTTCAAAAGTGGACATTAACGGCAAGCACGGTCACATCGTGTTCGAATATCTCAAACTCAAGCTGCCCTTTCCGTCGGACAACGCGGCCACCATGGCGCAAGAGCACCTGGACATCGGCTGGAGTCCCGTACGGAGAACAGACGTCGCCGGCAACTTCGAGAAATTTCTCGTAGCGAGCGACGGCCAGCCTTACAGGCGGTACAGTTGGAGAACCACGCCGGAAGACTTGTGCAAGGACGTCGAAGAGCTGCTGAGAAAAGTGGCACGAACCAACAGGGAGCAAGGGAACACAGGCGCCAAAAATGACAGGCCTGTTCTTTTTAACAGTAAGAAGTACATGCAAGAAAGTATGACTCGTAGTACAGTTAGGGACGATGCAGCATACTAG
- the LOC136437933 gene encoding eukaryotic translation initiation factor 2-alpha kinase 1-like isoform X1 — protein sequence MFGKGAGFVGDRGRSVDWPLRTTSAPQSQDQRHVQELSQRSTYSGFSFDADSARSLPDFDESDLEDSSYTSASNFAVVRRQAANPAPSMLLVSMLEHLCSLYETDQEKRNKLFKVICEHLTKMKIVSGVSWLDEFGSVREQYKKAFSNLVSAAVESIRTVPTDQAVVPLPRPTTTADRIKLLFQDSSVFSPRPGPPHDAFQTFASRYANEFLELDRLGKGGFGRVFKVKNKLDGQEYAVKKIFLKESNMDVFFRIVREVKLLASLQHANVVRYHTAWMEYSNPILTSNHSSSTNLPVLETSYLQDIQNLRSSYLYADSSSIVFQESAASDSEATVLKRRSPLNESSDYNVSVESYLQDNHNWKLGSSDSDESLPEYQDKEDKTRLVGTEDGTASKDVTNRCEEVKQLDENDKECPVDTVESEKTSEKTTMLLDTIPWQTATKEEADNNSEKTSKLLDTIPWETSRKEDENSCQKTSKHLDTIPWETSRKEKNRPSEKASELQDTIPWETSRKEAENSSQKTSKHLDTIPWETSRKEEAEKNRLDEKESEHQDTIPWETSRNEGSNSNMLETSHLEDTIQWETPEREKEAKKKTELMEKLELKMHEAEKVVAEINERSPEAFKTREWGKPSREKTQNMVQESEQLSVVIPTLEGEASSKSQPDSEQSVTKKDSEMTSCYRESSLHTSLHTSVKSGTGFEEEIHFESSSFSSSVRLGHSLPGAVVPFTSTPKDSLDVPVRGNFTPLSSVKRQHSWDRGERNGHTETHVCGDRCKLRLKGLADCDLVAETSGVVLYIQMQLCQRSLRDWMVSRNAQAALLRDPFGFVSEDDNMRLFQEILQGVNYIHSQGLMHRDLKPPNIFLIGEDEHVCIGDFGLAREDLLDTQGSSPPLTPLEMPDVATGETTHTSGVGTCTYASPEQLKGTTYNSKSDMYSMGVILFELFHPFGTEMERAKSIQDVREGRVLPPVLVERWPRQCDFMQLLTSDDPKYRPSAKDILNSDLFHSKDEVIANLKAVVDKQSQEMEKLRRQLKEREDMLLQLRRDRSTH from the exons ATGTTCGGTAAGGGCGCAGGGTTTGTCGGGGACCGAGGAAGGAGTGTCGACTGGCCGCTTCGAACAACTTCAGCGCCGCAAAGTCAAGATCAGCGACATGTTCAGGAACTTTCGCAACGTTCTACGTACAGCGGCTTCAGTTTTGACGCCGATTCTGCGCGTTCTCTGCCCGACTTTGATG AGTCGGACCTGGAGGACAGCAGCTACACCAGTGCCAGTAACTTTGCCGTGGTGAGAAGACAGGCCGCAAACCCGGCTCCCAGCATGCTCCTGGTGTCCATGCTGGAGCATCTCTGCTCGCTGTACGAAACAGACCAAGAGAAGAGGAACAAGCTGTTTAAAG TAATATGTGAGCACTTGACTAAAATGAAG ATAGTATCAGGGGTGAGCTGGTTGGATGAGTTTGGTTCAGTTCGAGAGCAATACAAGAAGGCTTTCTCCAACCTGGTCAGCGCTGCAGTAGAGAGTATCAGGACTGTCCCTACAGAT CAGGCTGTGGTGCCCCTTCCCCGACCAACCACAACAGCAGACAGGATCAAGTTGCTTTTCCAAGACAG CTCTGTATTCTCACCACGGCCGGGTCCACCCCACGATGCCTTCCAGACATTTGCCTcgagatatgcaaatgagtttcTGGAGTTGGACAGACTAGGGAAGGGTGGCTTTGGCAGGGTCTTCAAG GTCAAAAATAAGTTGGATGGACAAGAGTATGCAGTGAAGAAGATTTTCTTGAAAGAGAGCAACATGGACGTCTTCTTCAGG ATCGTGCGTGAAGTGAAACTGTTAGCAAGCCTACAACATGCCAACGTGGTGAGGTACCACACAGCATGGATGGAGTACAGCAATCCAATTCTGACAA GTAACCATTCCTCCAGTACCAACTTACCTGTCTTGGAAACATCTTATCTTCAAGACATCCAGAACCTACG GTCCTCCTATTTGTATGCTGACAGCAGTAGCATCGTTTTCCAAGAGTCTGCAGCGAGCGACTCGGAAGCCACCGTCCTGAAAAGACGGTCACCCCTCAACGAGAGCAGTGACTACAACGTCAGCGTTGAGTCCTACTTACAAGACAACCACAATTGGAAACTTGGTTCGTCCGATTCTGATGAAAGCCTACCCGAGTACCAAGATAAGGAGGATAAAACCCGTCTTGTTGGCACTGAGGACGGGACTGCTTCTAAAGACGTAACCAATCGTTGTGAAGAAGTAAAACAGTTAGACGAGAACGATAAAGAATGTCCAGTTGACACGGTAGAATCTGAGAAAACGAGTGAAAAAACAACCATGCTGCTAGACACCATACCATGGCAGACTGCAACAAAAGAAGAGGCTGACAACAATAGTGAGAAAACGTCCAAGCTTTTGGACACAATACCGTGGGAAACATCTAGAAAAGAGGATGAAAACAGCTGTCAGAAAACCTCTAAACATCTAGACACCATACCATGGGAGACATCTAGGAAAGAGAAAAACAGGCCGAGTGAAAAAGCATCAGAACTTCAGGACACCATACCGTGGGAAACATCTAGAAAAGAAGCTGAGAACAGCAGTCAGAAAACCTCTAAACATCTGGACACTATACCCTGGGAAACATCTAGAAAAGAAGAAGCTGAGAAGAACAGACTTGATGAAAAAGAATCAGAACATCAGGACACCATACCGTGGGAAACATCTAGAAATGAAGGATCTAACAGCAACATGTTGGAAACTTCCCACCTCGAGGACACAATACAATGGGAAACTCctgaaagagaaaaagaagCCAAAAAAAAGACAGAGCTTATGGAAAAGTTGGAATTGAAAATGCATGAAGCAGAAAAAGTGGTCGCTGAAATCAATGAAAGAAGCCCAGAAGCTTTCAAAACCAGGGAATGGGGAAAGCCTTCtagagaaaaaacacaaaacatggtTCAAGAAAGTGAACAACTCTCTGTTgtcataccaactttagaaggaGAAGCTTCAAGCAAATCTCAGCCAGATTCCGAGCAATCGGTGACAAAGAAAGACTCGGAAATGACATCATGTTATCGTGAGAGTAGTTTGCACACCAGTTTGCACACTAGCGTCAAGTCAGGTACAGGATTTGAAGAAGAGATTCATTTTGAGTCTTCAAGTTTCTCTAGTAGTGTTAGGCTTGGACACAGCCTGCCAGGGGCAGTTGTGCCTTTCACCAGTACACCTAAAGACTCCCTAGATGTACCTGTAAGGGGAAACTTTACACCGTTGAGCAGTGTAAAGAGACAACACAGTTGGGACCGCGGAGAAAGGAACGGCCACACAGAGACTCACGTCTGTGGAGACAGGTGTAAACTCAGACTCAAGGGACTGGCGGACTGTGATCTTGTTGCTGAG ACAAGCGGTGTGGTGCTATACATCCAGATGCAgctgtgtcaaaggtcactCCGAGACTGGATGGTCAGTAGGAATGCGCAGGCTGCCTTATTACGAG ATCCCTTTGGTTTTGTGTCAGAGGACGACAACATGAGATTGTTCCAGGAGATCCTTCAGGGAGTCAACTACATCCACTCACAGGGACTCATGCACCGCGACCTCAAG CCCCCCAACATTTTCCTGATTGGTGAGGATGAACATGTGTGTATCGGTGACTTTGGACTGGCCAGGGAAGACCTGCTGGATACCCAGGGGTCAAGTCCCCCCCTCACGCCACTGGAGATGCCTGATGTGGCGACGGGAGAGACCACTCACACCTCGGGGGTGGGCACGTGTACATATGCATCACCGGAACAACTCAAGGGAACAACTTATAACAGTAAG TCTGATATGTACAGCATGGGAGTCATCCTGTTTGAGCTGTTCCACCCCTTCGGGACTGAGATGGAACGAGCCAAGTCTATCCAAGACGTCCGAGAAGGCAGGGTTCTGCCACCGGTCCTGGTGGAAAGATGGCCGAGACAG TGTGACTTTATGCAGCTACTGACCAGCGATGACCCCAAGTACAGACCAAGTGCCAAAGACATCCTGAATAGTGACCTTTTCCATAGCAAGGATGAG GTTATAGCCAATCTGAAAGCCGTAGTCGACAAGCAGTCGCAGGAAATGGAGAAACTGAGAAGACAACTGAAGGAAAGAGAGGACATGTTGTTACAACTCAGGAGGGATAGAAGTACACACTAA